From Caretta caretta isolate rCarCar2 chromosome 9, rCarCar1.hap1, whole genome shotgun sequence, one genomic window encodes:
- the PTX3 gene encoding pentraxin-related protein PTX3: MLFQEMLSLTILLCAFWSSSSALNNEDYDLMYLNFENEIESIVPATEETISCDCQQEPTKWDKLFIMLENSQMKENMLLQSIDEILKVELQTLRAEMIQFVANFAGTCTTTIEKVTSQVLSQVDQTLMRNRDHIQESKTLHESEQRKILEELLQLSLNVSNRLTQLESVWQRTAKVEIGFQPQDKSSYMGRGDNFILNSLREELQKTRAELKGSQKWAAQHLLPAGCETAILFPMRSKKIFGSVHPTVDMMLQSFTACIWVKVTEVLDKTIIFSYGTKRNPYEIQFYLSRDSAVLAVGSDQNKLIAPNTISPGQWAHFCGTWSSDNGTISLWANGELVATSSETAEAYIIPDGGILQVGQEKNGCCVGGGFDETLAFSGKLTGFNIWDRVLSNEEITARPRAEDSCNIRGNVVGWGVTEILPHGGAQYVS, encoded by the exons ATGCTGTTTCAAGAAATGCTTTCTTTGACAATTCTACTTTGTGCTTTCTGGTCTTCCTCTTCTGCTTTGAACAATGAGGACTATGATCTCATGTACCTGAATTTCGAGAATGAAATAGAAAGTATAGTTCCTGCTACTGAAGAAA CTATTTCATGTGACTGTCAGCAAGAGCCCACGAAATGGGACAAACTCTTCATCATGCTTGAGAACTCACAGATGAAAGAGAACATGTTGCTTCAATCCATTGATGAAATCCTTAAGGTGGAACTGCAAACTCTACGAGCAGAAATGATCCAGTTTGTGGCTAATTTTGCTGGCACGTGTACCACCACCATTGAGAAAGTCACCTCCCAAGTCTTGTCACAGGTGGACCAAACACTGATGAGGAACAGAGATCATATTCAGGAGTCCAAGACGCTTCATGAATCTGAGCAAAGAAAGATTCTTGAAGAGCTTCTGCAGCTGAGCCTCAACGTGTCTAACAGACTCACCCAGCTGGAGAGTGTTTGGCAGAGGACAGCTAAAGTGGAGATAGGTTTTCAGCCGCAAGATAAATCCAGTTACATGGGCAGAGGGGACAATTTCATTTTGAACTCTCTGAGGGAAGAACTACAGAAAACAAGAGCTGAACTAAAAGGATCGCAAAAGTGGGCAGCTCAGCACTTACTGCCAGCTG ggTGTGAAACTGCAATTTTATTCCCAATGCGTTCCAAAAAGATCTTTGGGAGCGTTCACCCAACTGTTGACATGATGCTCCAATCCTTTACTGCCTGCATTTGGGTCAAAGTGACTGAGGTGCTGGACAAAACGATCATATTCTCCTATGGCACAAAGAGAAATCCATATGAAATTCAATTCTATCTCAGCCGTGACTCTGCGGTACTTGCTGTAGGTAGTGACCAGAACAAGTTAATTGCCCCAAACACAATTTCTCCTGGACAATGGGCTCACTTTTGTGGCACTTGGAGCTCAGACAATGGGACCATATCATTGTGGGCAAATGGGGAGCTTGTCGCTACCAGCTCAGAAACAGCAGAGGCTTATATAATTCCAGATGGAGGAATTTTGCAGGTAGGCCAAGAAAAGAATGGTTGCTGTGTTGGAGGTGGTTTTGATGAAACTTTAGCCTTTTCGGGAAAACTGACTGGCTTTAATATCTGGGATAGAGTTCTCAGCAATGAAGAGATAACAGCGCGGCCTAGAGCAGAAGATTCATGTAATATCCGAGGCAATGTTGTTGGGTGGGGAGTCACAGAGATTCTGCCACATGGAGGAGCTCAATATGTTTCCTAA